Proteins from a genomic interval of Flammeovirgaceae bacterium SG7u.111:
- a CDS encoding glycosyltransferase family 2 protein — translation MITPEIDISIVVPLFNEEESLPELAAWIDRVLKKNNLSYEIIMVDDGSTDTSWEVIKGLKKDFSSIRAFSFLRNYGKSAALQTGFQACKGKVVVTMDADLQDSPDELPDLYKMITEEGYDLVSGWKKVRHDPIMKTIPSKFFNYVTRVFSGIRLNDFNCGLKAYRLKVVKTIEVYGEMHRYIPVIAKWNGFKKIGEKVVEHRARKYGVTKFGLERFINGFLDLLSITFVSRFKKSPMHFFGTLGSLSFLLGFIFSAKILIEKVYTSNVLGIQLEREVVEQPIFFLALAALIIGTQLFLAGFLAELISRNEPKRNEYHIEEEIK, via the coding sequence ATGATTACCCCAGAAATAGACATCTCTATCGTCGTCCCGCTTTTTAATGAAGAGGAATCTCTGCCCGAGCTTGCCGCTTGGATTGATCGCGTTTTGAAAAAAAACAATCTTTCCTACGAAATTATAATGGTAGATGATGGCAGTACAGATACTTCTTGGGAAGTGATCAAAGGCTTGAAAAAGGACTTTTCGTCTATTCGAGCGTTTAGCTTTCTCAGAAATTATGGCAAGTCCGCTGCCCTCCAAACAGGCTTCCAAGCTTGTAAAGGGAAAGTGGTGGTAACGATGGACGCCGACTTGCAAGATAGTCCAGACGAGCTCCCCGATTTATATAAAATGATCACTGAAGAAGGCTATGACCTTGTATCGGGATGGAAAAAAGTACGCCATGACCCCATCATGAAAACAATCCCTTCCAAGTTTTTCAATTACGTGACCAGGGTGTTTTCAGGCATCAGACTCAACGACTTCAACTGTGGGCTCAAAGCTTACCGCCTTAAAGTGGTCAAAACCATAGAAGTTTATGGTGAAATGCACAGGTATATCCCTGTGATTGCCAAATGGAATGGGTTCAAGAAGATTGGGGAAAAAGTAGTAGAACACAGGGCAAGAAAATATGGAGTGACCAAGTTTGGGCTCGAAAGATTCATAAATGGTTTTTTGGACTTACTTTCTATCACCTTTGTGAGCCGGTTCAAAAAAAGCCCCATGCACTTCTTTGGCACGTTAGGTTCACTTTCATTTTTACTAGGTTTTATCTTTTCCGCCAAAATCCTCATCGAAAAAGTATATACTTCCAATGTATTGGGAATCCAACTTGAAAGAGAAGTAGTAGAGCAGCCTATATTTTTCCTTGCGCTCGCCGCACTTATCATAGGTACTCAACTCTTTTTGGCAGGCTTCCTTGCCGAGCTAATCTCACGAAATGAACCTAAAAGGAACGAATATCACATTGAAGAAGAAATAAAATAA
- a CDS encoding NAD(P)H-binding protein — protein sequence MGKKAAIIGATGLIGSHLLQLLEQDKSVDEVVVLARRTFKASSPKTVIHEVDFNNPKSYGSLLKGCTHAFCCLGTTMKKAGSKEAFYQVDHEYVLSFARQTHLQNCTSFSLVSSLGADASSVFYYNRVKGKIEKAIQEIPFKTIHIFRPSLLLGNRNEKRQGENFAKWADKTFSWLIPNKYKGIEGAKVAKAMLEKANNPVQETAIYESEEIRKM from the coding sequence ATGGGTAAAAAGGCAGCTATTATTGGGGCAACAGGACTTATTGGCTCACACCTTCTTCAGCTACTCGAACAAGACAAAAGCGTTGACGAAGTTGTGGTGCTGGCCAGAAGAACTTTCAAGGCTTCTAGCCCAAAAACGGTTATTCATGAAGTTGATTTCAATAACCCAAAAAGCTATGGCAGCCTCCTGAAGGGTTGTACCCACGCCTTTTGCTGCCTTGGCACTACTATGAAAAAAGCAGGCTCAAAAGAAGCTTTTTACCAAGTTGACCACGAGTATGTCCTCAGCTTTGCCCGCCAGACCCATCTTCAAAACTGCACTTCTTTCTCCCTCGTTTCTTCACTGGGCGCCGATGCAAGCTCTGTATTTTATTACAACAGGGTAAAAGGGAAAATAGAAAAAGCCATCCAAGAAATTCCATTCAAAACTATCCACATTTTCCGCCCATCATTGCTCTTGGGCAACAGGAATGAAAAACGACAAGGAGAAAATTTCGCCAAATGGGCAGACAAAACTTTTTCGTGGCTTATTCCCAACAAATACAAGGGAATAGAAGGAGCTAAAGTAGCAAAAGCAATGCTTGAAAAAGCAAATAACCCAGTGCAGGAAACTGCTATTTACGAATCTGAAGAAATCAGAAAAATGTAA
- a CDS encoding alpha/beta fold hydrolase: MKVSSITSKPKWLNIKSYPFRPHYTEIDGQKMHFIDSQHGASTAVMVHGTPTWSFVYRHLIKALSDNVRCIAPDHIGFGLSDKPVDYPYSAEKHSENFGKFVDKLGVEKFDLIVHDFGGPIGLNYAVNNPHRINRIICMNTWSFSMEEDPSFNKVKKVLRNPFLPFLYKQFNFSAKYLLPKGYAKKKVLIPKVHAHYTAPFGLPKERMGTLGFAQSLLYEQEWFEEIWKKIEVISEKEILFLWGMKDPFLGEYYFKKMKGAFINADYYTFENSGHFVMEEEKEAINRKIWAFLSRE; encoded by the coding sequence ATGAAAGTGTCGAGCATTACTTCTAAGCCCAAATGGCTCAATATAAAATCGTATCCATTTCGCCCTCATTATACTGAAATTGATGGGCAAAAAATGCACTTTATAGATAGCCAACACGGGGCATCTACTGCGGTGATGGTGCACGGCACGCCTACTTGGTCATTTGTTTATCGTCATTTGATCAAAGCTCTTTCGGACAATGTACGCTGCATTGCACCTGACCATATTGGTTTTGGGCTTTCTGATAAGCCAGTGGATTATCCTTATTCTGCTGAGAAGCACTCGGAAAATTTCGGAAAGTTTGTAGATAAGCTTGGGGTAGAAAAATTTGATTTGATCGTACATGATTTTGGAGGACCGATAGGGTTGAATTATGCCGTAAATAATCCGCATCGGATCAATCGGATTATTTGTATGAATACTTGGTCGTTTTCTATGGAAGAAGACCCGAGCTTTAATAAAGTCAAGAAGGTTTTGCGAAACCCTTTCCTTCCATTTTTGTACAAGCAATTTAATTTTTCTGCGAAGTATCTGTTACCAAAAGGCTATGCTAAAAAGAAGGTGCTTATCCCCAAAGTACATGCACATTATACCGCACCTTTTGGGTTGCCCAAAGAGCGAATGGGCACGTTGGGCTTTGCCCAAAGTTTACTGTATGAGCAAGAGTGGTTTGAGGAAATTTGGAAAAAAATAGAGGTGATTTCCGAGAAGGAAATATTGTTTTTGTGGGGGATGAAAGACCCATTTTTGGGTGAATATTATTTTAAAAAAATGAAAGGGGCATTTATCAATGCTGATTATTATACTTTCGAAAACAGTGGGCATTTCGTGATGGAAGAGGAGAAAGAAGCTATAAATAGAAAAATATGGGCATTTTTGAGTAGGGAATGA
- the guaA gene encoding glutamine-hydrolyzing GMP synthase produces MEQKILIFDFGSQYTQLIARRVRELNVYCEIHPYNHLPKVDKDVKGIILSGSPHSVLDEDAPMIELDSIRGELPMLGICYGAQMTAFEAGGEVMPSKIREYGRAKLSFMNDQSPLMKHITKDTQVWMSHGDTIKELPEDFEIIASSDDVQVAAFQVKGEQTFGLQFHPEVTHSTEGKQVLKNFLVDICGCDQSWTPAHFVDQTVDELKEKLGDDKVVMALSGGVDSTVAAILVHKAIGKNLYCIFVDNGLLRKYEFEEVLQSYKDMGLNIKGVDAKEKFYTALAGISEPEAKRKAIGNAFIEVFDDEAHLIQDVVWLGQGTIYPDVIESISVKGPSATIKSHHNVGGLPDFMKLKVVEPLNTLFKDEVRRVGKELGIKQSILGRHPFPGPGLGIRILGDVTPEKVRILQEVDNIFIKGLKDSGHYDDVWQALAVLLPVQSVGVMGDERTYENAVALRAVGSLDGMTADWSHLPYEFLAEISSKIINQVKGVNRVVYDISSKPPATIEWE; encoded by the coding sequence ATGGAACAGAAAATTTTAATCTTTGACTTTGGTTCCCAGTACACACAGCTCATCGCCAGACGAGTAAGGGAACTAAATGTATATTGCGAAATACACCCCTACAACCACCTTCCAAAGGTTGACAAAGACGTAAAGGGAATCATCCTTTCGGGCAGTCCACATTCCGTACTCGACGAAGATGCGCCTATGATTGAGCTAGATTCTATCAGAGGCGAGTTGCCGATGCTAGGAATATGCTACGGTGCTCAGATGACTGCTTTTGAAGCAGGCGGAGAAGTAATGCCTTCCAAAATAAGAGAATATGGAAGGGCCAAACTGAGCTTCATGAACGACCAAAGCCCGCTCATGAAACACATCACCAAAGACACGCAAGTGTGGATGTCCCACGGAGATACCATCAAGGAACTTCCCGAAGACTTCGAGATCATTGCCAGCAGCGACGACGTACAAGTAGCAGCCTTCCAAGTAAAAGGCGAGCAGACCTTTGGCTTGCAGTTCCACCCAGAGGTAACCCATTCTACCGAAGGTAAGCAAGTTCTCAAAAACTTCTTGGTCGATATTTGCGGTTGCGACCAAAGCTGGACTCCAGCCCATTTCGTAGACCAAACCGTTGACGAGCTCAAAGAAAAGCTAGGAGACGACAAAGTAGTGATGGCACTTTCTGGCGGAGTGGATTCTACCGTAGCCGCAATTTTGGTGCACAAAGCCATCGGAAAAAACCTTTACTGCATATTTGTAGATAATGGCTTGCTCCGAAAATACGAGTTTGAAGAAGTTCTCCAGTCGTACAAAGACATGGGGCTGAACATAAAAGGTGTAGATGCCAAAGAGAAATTTTACACCGCCTTGGCAGGAATTTCAGAGCCAGAAGCCAAAAGAAAGGCAATTGGCAACGCATTTATAGAAGTATTTGACGATGAGGCGCACCTCATCCAAGACGTAGTTTGGCTAGGTCAGGGAACAATTTACCCCGACGTAATCGAATCTATCTCGGTGAAAGGACCTTCGGCTACTATCAAATCTCACCACAACGTAGGCGGACTTCCCGACTTCATGAAGCTGAAAGTAGTTGAGCCGCTCAACACGCTGTTCAAAGACGAAGTGAGAAGAGTTGGTAAGGAATTGGGAATCAAGCAATCGATCTTAGGTCGCCACCCATTCCCAGGTCCAGGCTTAGGCATCCGAATTTTGGGCGACGTTACTCCTGAAAAAGTGCGTATCCTCCAAGAAGTAGATAATATCTTCATTAAAGGATTGAAAGATAGCGGACACTACGACGACGTGTGGCAAGCCCTAGCCGTGCTTCTGCCTGTACAGTCTGTGGGTGTAATGGGCGATGAAAGAACCTACGAAAACGCCGTTGCCCTCCGAGCAGTTGGCAGCCTCGATGGCATGACCGCCGATTGGAGCCACCTTCCCTACGAGTTCTTGGCAGAGATCAGCAGCAAAATCATCAACCAAGTGAAAGGTGTAAACCGAGTGGTGTACGACATCAGCTCCAAGCCACCAGCCACTATTGAGTGGGAATAA
- a CDS encoding DUF1573 domain-containing protein has product MKKIVLSLFLGLVMVLPTLAQDAEGASIKFAVSEHDFGDVKQGEKVTHVFSFTNEGKAPLLISNIVTTCGCTAPSYPKEPIMSNETGEVTIVFNTQGKMGIQNKIITVYTNGTEPQVRIKIKANVVP; this is encoded by the coding sequence ATGAAAAAAATAGTGTTGAGTTTGTTTTTAGGTTTGGTGATGGTTTTGCCAACCCTTGCTCAAGATGCTGAAGGTGCATCTATCAAATTTGCTGTGAGCGAACATGATTTTGGGGATGTGAAGCAGGGAGAAAAAGTTACCCATGTTTTTAGCTTTACCAATGAGGGCAAAGCTCCCTTGTTGATCTCAAACATAGTAACTACCTGCGGATGTACTGCGCCTTCTTATCCTAAGGAACCGATTATGTCAAATGAAACTGGAGAGGTGACTATCGTATTTAATACACAGGGGAAAATGGGGATTCAGAATAAAATCATCACGGTTTATACCAATGGAACAGAGCCTCAGGTGCGGATAAAGATTAAAGCGAATGTGGTGCCTTAG
- a CDS encoding HAD family hydrolase produces MQRNDIKTKCVFLDRDGVINHDPGHYTFEVDKFDIIEGVPEAIAKFKEAGYLVIIITNQAGIAKGLYTEKEVMACHQKLQDACGNLVDDIYFSPYHQNFTNSLTRKPGSLMFEKAIAKYHIDPVQSWMVGDSERDMTPAIKLGIRTVRIAPEGTETEANYICQSLWQATELFILGK; encoded by the coding sequence ATGCAAAGAAACGATATAAAAACAAAATGCGTCTTTTTGGACAGGGATGGAGTCATCAATCACGACCCAGGACATTACACGTTTGAAGTAGACAAATTCGATATAATTGAAGGCGTGCCCGAAGCCATTGCCAAGTTCAAAGAAGCTGGCTATTTGGTCATTATCATCACCAACCAAGCGGGGATAGCCAAAGGGCTGTATACAGAAAAAGAAGTAATGGCTTGCCACCAAAAACTCCAAGATGCATGCGGAAATTTGGTGGATGACATTTACTTCTCGCCCTACCACCAAAACTTTACCAACTCACTTACCCGAAAACCTGGCTCGCTCATGTTCGAAAAAGCCATAGCCAAATACCATATCGACCCAGTCCAATCATGGATGGTGGGCGACAGCGAACGGGACATGACTCCTGCAATAAAGCTTGGTATCCGAACTGTTCGCATCGCTCCAGAAGGAACGGAAACCGAAGCAAATTATATTTGCCAAAGCCTATGGCAGGCTACAGAGCTGTTTATTTTGGGGAAATGA
- a CDS encoding lmo0937 family membrane protein produces MSNILYLIAIILVIGWLLGFFVLNLGSLIHVLLVIALVAVIFRLIRGQRI; encoded by the coding sequence ATGTCAAACATACTCTATTTAATTGCAATTATTCTTGTTATAGGCTGGCTACTAGGATTCTTCGTACTCAACTTAGGTAGCCTCATCCATGTACTTCTTGTCATCGCACTAGTGGCAGTTATTTTCAGGCTTATCAGAGGGCAGCGGATTTAG
- a CDS encoding DUF748 domain-containing protein, translating into MKKRYYIFIAIALLLIVGRLVLPHYVAKYVNKTLDNIEGYHGQIEDVDLHLYRGAYVIKQLKIVKTDGDAPVPFVDIPTTDLSVEWKSLFKGSLVGEISFTNPELNFIASVESESTEKAKTTKQTGEEVDWTEPLKELLPIKINHLKIVDGKITFQDLMAKPQVELFIDSLYMDVSNLSNVVRNDKKLPSVVALTGRSIGEGSLDISGKANFVKQIPDLDLKVKFTEVELVALNKFFNAYGNFDAERGEFNLFSELTIDNNNIDGYLKPFMSNVKIFNLQKDVEEKNFFQAMWEGITGVVSEVVENPKEDNIATEIPLQGEISEPETNVAKAAINVLKHAFIKAYDESFNDKGKPE; encoded by the coding sequence ATGAAAAAGCGATATTACATATTTATAGCAATTGCCCTCCTGCTCATAGTTGGACGATTGGTACTACCGCACTATGTGGCAAAATATGTGAATAAAACGCTCGATAATATAGAGGGATATCATGGGCAAATTGAGGATGTTGACTTACACCTGTACCGTGGGGCTTACGTGATTAAGCAGCTAAAAATTGTAAAAACAGACGGCGACGCCCCCGTACCTTTTGTAGATATTCCCACTACCGATTTGTCTGTAGAATGGAAGTCTTTGTTCAAAGGGTCTTTGGTGGGAGAAATTTCCTTTACCAACCCTGAGCTCAACTTTATAGCGAGTGTAGAAAGTGAAAGCACTGAAAAGGCAAAGACCACGAAGCAGACGGGAGAAGAAGTGGACTGGACCGAACCGCTAAAAGAGCTTTTGCCCATAAAAATCAACCACCTAAAAATAGTAGATGGGAAAATCACCTTCCAAGACCTCATGGCAAAACCTCAGGTGGAACTATTCATAGACAGCCTATACATGGATGTTTCTAACCTGAGCAATGTGGTGAGAAACGACAAAAAGCTTCCCTCTGTGGTAGCGCTCACGGGTAGGTCGATAGGCGAAGGCTCACTAGACATTTCGGGGAAAGCCAATTTCGTGAAACAAATTCCCGACCTCGATCTCAAAGTGAAATTTACGGAAGTAGAGCTAGTTGCCCTCAACAAGTTCTTTAATGCCTACGGGAATTTCGATGCCGAACGAGGGGAATTCAACTTGTTTTCGGAACTAACTATTGACAATAACAACATAGACGGATATTTAAAACCGTTTATGAGCAACGTAAAAATATTTAACCTCCAAAAGGACGTAGAGGAAAAGAACTTTTTCCAAGCTATGTGGGAGGGAATTACTGGAGTGGTTTCGGAAGTGGTGGAAAACCCCAAAGAAGACAACATAGCCACTGAAATTCCACTACAGGGGGAAATTTCCGAACCTGAAACCAATGTGGCAAAAGCAGCAATCAATGTACTCAAACACGCTTTTATAAAAGCTTACGACGAAAGTTTTAACGATAAAGGAAAGCCTGAATAA
- a CDS encoding peptidylprolyl isomerase, protein MNFNYLKLPIYLLLISLFTFSCSEQKNKEEKKTKAKVEEKKKAKAAEKFIKLDNSNAAAFLEEYGKKNKETILLLKTSKGDMKIRLYENTPLHRANFLMLSKRKYFNKTQFYRVIKNFMVQAGDSDDRELGRVKKNIGKYQIPAEFRAGNFHKKGALALAREYEQNPEKKSSSFDFYIVQGEKYNKQSLEALEMENNITFSPEQVQIYTTLGGTPHLDGEHTVFGEVIEGLSVIDSIAAVEVSAEDNWPVDEVNILDVVVLQ, encoded by the coding sequence ATGAATTTCAACTATTTAAAGCTTCCAATCTATCTTTTGCTTATCTCACTCTTTACGTTTTCCTGCTCGGAACAAAAAAACAAAGAGGAAAAGAAAACGAAGGCAAAGGTGGAAGAGAAGAAAAAAGCAAAGGCAGCTGAAAAATTCATCAAGCTCGACAACTCAAATGCAGCGGCATTTTTGGAGGAGTATGGGAAGAAAAATAAGGAAACGATCCTCCTACTCAAAACCTCAAAAGGCGACATGAAGATCAGGTTGTATGAAAACACACCTTTGCACCGAGCCAATTTCCTGATGCTTTCCAAGCGGAAGTATTTCAACAAAACCCAGTTTTATAGAGTCATCAAAAACTTCATGGTGCAGGCTGGCGACTCGGACGATAGGGAGCTGGGCAGGGTCAAAAAGAACATCGGCAAATACCAAATTCCTGCTGAGTTCCGTGCAGGAAACTTCCACAAAAAAGGTGCGCTGGCCTTGGCTAGGGAATACGAGCAAAACCCCGAGAAGAAATCCTCTTCATTCGATTTTTACATTGTACAAGGAGAAAAATACAACAAACAATCGCTCGAAGCCTTGGAGATGGAAAACAACATCACTTTCAGCCCCGAACAGGTGCAAATCTACACTACCTTAGGCGGTACTCCCCACCTCGACGGCGAGCATACTGTTTTTGGGGAAGTGATAGAAGGGCTCTCGGTCATTGATTCGATTGCTGCTGTGGAAGTGAGCGCTGAGGACAACTGGCCCGTGGATGAGGTCAATATCCTAGATGTGGTGGTACTTCAATAG
- a CDS encoding NeuD/PglB/VioB family sugar acetyltransferase: MENPVIILGASGIGKVAQDIFNSRDIIVYCFLDDDKSLHNTEINEVSVLGSTSDDGFLKYIGKKCEAFVAIEERSDRADVVKMLNTRRKVMPVNAIHANADISESAILGYGNFINAGAVVNASATLGNHIIIHSLALVEYDAVISDFVQIGARATVGARVEVGEGALIGAGAIITSGVKIGKNASVAPGSLVMTDVEEETTVFGIPAKAI; encoded by the coding sequence ATGGAAAATCCAGTAATCATATTAGGAGCGAGCGGCATAGGAAAAGTTGCCCAAGATATTTTCAACAGCAGAGATATTATTGTTTATTGTTTCTTGGACGATGACAAGTCTCTCCACAATACAGAAATAAATGAAGTTAGTGTACTCGGAAGCACTAGCGACGATGGCTTTTTGAAGTACATTGGCAAAAAGTGCGAGGCTTTTGTGGCCATAGAGGAAAGGTCGGACAGGGCAGATGTGGTAAAAATGCTCAACACACGCCGAAAAGTGATGCCCGTAAATGCCATCCACGCCAATGCGGATATTTCTGAGAGTGCCATCTTGGGTTATGGCAACTTCATAAACGCAGGCGCAGTAGTGAACGCTAGTGCAACCCTTGGCAACCACATTATCATTCATTCCCTCGCTTTGGTGGAATACGATGCGGTAATCTCAGATTTTGTTCAGATTGGTGCTAGGGCTACCGTAGGGGCAAGGGTAGAAGTAGGTGAAGGTGCGTTGATAGGTGCCGGAGCCATTATTACTTCTGGGGTTAAGATAGGCAAAAATGCCAGCGTAGCTCCTGGCTCGCTCGTAATGACCGATGTAGAAGAAGAAACTACCGTATTTGGCATTCCAGCAAAAGCAATTTAA
- a CDS encoding peptidylprolyl isomerase translates to MNKLKLALCFVLLGLIASPSFAQSKKKKKSKKDEVVMLSTSYGTIHILLYDETPLHKANFLKLAKEGFYDSLIFHRVLKDFVVQGGDPNSRPGTEGEVGKGGPGYTVEAEIVESLKHDYGAIGAARQGDRMNPERRSSGSQFYIVQAKDGSHHLDDSYTVFGTVIKGMEAVDKIAEQNVRRGGRPVEDIRMAMKVVKLSKKKITKLYEYQFPE, encoded by the coding sequence ATGAATAAACTGAAGCTTGCTTTATGCTTTGTCTTGTTGGGACTTATCGCCTCGCCTTCTTTTGCCCAATCGAAAAAAAAGAAGAAAAGCAAAAAAGACGAGGTAGTTATGCTTTCGACTAGCTATGGCACTATCCATATTTTGCTGTACGATGAAACCCCCTTGCACAAGGCAAACTTTTTGAAACTTGCCAAGGAGGGCTTTTACGACAGCCTGATTTTCCACCGAGTGCTCAAAGATTTTGTGGTACAAGGTGGCGACCCCAACTCTCGCCCAGGCACTGAAGGTGAAGTAGGAAAAGGAGGTCCCGGCTACACCGTTGAAGCAGAAATAGTGGAAAGCCTAAAACATGATTACGGAGCTATTGGAGCTGCAAGGCAAGGAGACAGGATGAATCCCGAACGCCGCTCTAGTGGAAGCCAATTTTATATAGTCCAGGCCAAAGATGGCTCGCACCACCTCGACGATTCTTATACTGTGTTCGGTACGGTTATCAAAGGCATGGAAGCAGTGGATAAAATAGCGGAGCAAAACGTCCGCCGAGGAGGCAGGCCCGTGGAAGATATCCGCATGGCTATGAAAGTGGTGAAGCTCAGCAAAAAGAAAATTACTAAACTGTATGAATATCAGTTTCCTGAGTAG
- a CDS encoding VOC family protein, whose translation MNFKKLKLFTTNPNQQKEFYQQILGLPTFGGEKGISFSVNIGSTELEFIYGQNATPYHFAINIPSSDTEKALAWLKERVEILKYGDAEIADFKSWNAASIYFYDPDKNIVELIARKNLKTPSHSIFDQNSFLNISEIGIPVTDIKFLYDTLQSIHPIEIYDGNFEIFCAMGDENGLFIAIDIKKKTWFPIGDTPYASEFDIELETNGKPYQLTFKNGEIWKV comes from the coding sequence ATGAATTTCAAAAAACTCAAGCTCTTCACCACTAACCCCAACCAGCAAAAAGAGTTTTATCAACAAATACTAGGCCTACCTACCTTCGGCGGAGAAAAAGGTATTTCCTTCTCGGTAAACATAGGCTCCACAGAGCTAGAATTTATCTATGGTCAAAATGCTACGCCTTACCATTTTGCCATCAATATCCCTTCATCTGATACCGAAAAAGCACTCGCTTGGCTCAAAGAACGGGTGGAAATCTTAAAATACGGCGATGCTGAAATAGCTGATTTTAAAAGTTGGAATGCAGCGTCCATTTACTTTTACGACCCAGATAAGAACATTGTTGAGCTTATTGCCAGAAAAAACTTGAAAACCCCAAGCCACAGCATATTCGACCAAAACTCTTTTCTGAATATTAGCGAAATAGGAATCCCAGTAACTGACATTAAGTTTCTCTACGACACCCTCCAAAGTATTCACCCAATCGAGATCTACGACGGTAACTTTGAGATCTTCTGTGCCATGGGGGATGAAAATGGACTGTTCATTGCCATTGATATAAAGAAAAAGACATGGTTTCCAATAGGCGACACTCCCTACGCTTCAGAATTTGATATAGAGCTGGAAACCAATGGTAAACCGTATCAATTAACTTTCAAAAATGGAGAGATTTGGAAGGTTTAG